A window of Bacteroidota bacterium contains these coding sequences:
- a CDS encoding T9SS type A sorting domain-containing protein, whose product MKKIISSLSIISLAYMPVQAQQKTTPSAKPKTNTTAKPKPASTPKAQSKVDIVGAAVSKDAKGSVVPLANKEPFKFYTNPDKELLTIEFTDPAFKNSDIAISDNDGKPIKQVQLEGNQTKINVNTQRWENGIYVIVLTQHTTQQTIMQKIVLNR is encoded by the coding sequence ATGAAAAAAATCATTAGTTCCTTAAGCATTATTTCTCTGGCCTATATGCCGGTTCAAGCGCAACAAAAAACAACTCCATCGGCCAAACCCAAAACCAACACCACTGCTAAACCTAAACCAGCATCCACCCCAAAAGCTCAATCTAAGGTGGATATTGTGGGAGCAGCCGTAAGTAAAGACGCCAAAGGAAGCGTGGTACCCTTAGCCAATAAGGAACCTTTTAAGTTTTACACCAATCCCGACAAGGAATTACTCACGATAGAATTTACCGATCCTGCTTTTAAAAATTCCGATATAGCCATTAGTGATAATGATGGAAAACCGATTAAACAAGTACAATTGGAAGGAAATCAAACCAAAATTAATGTCAACACGCAACGTTGGGAAAATGGCATTTATGTTATTGTACTTACCCAACATACCACCCAGCAAACTATTATGCAAAAGATTGTGCTGAATCGTTAA
- a CDS encoding T9SS type A sorting domain-containing protein: protein MQLRFYRHFLFFYFLLALSFNSLAQPKNTSALPFSNQYSAAKQSANNSRSDTIDILNYQINLSITNFTTRIISGNCLVKFQSKLNGVSELNLDLLKLTVDSVVQHQQQQNISYNDTLLKINLIGPLAANDVDSVTVYYHGIPQIDASAWGGFYFTPTYAYNLGVGFDANPHNYGRVWFPCFDNFVERSTYDFNITTASGKKAACNGQLLNHTLNSNTTETWSWRLSETIPTYLACVAISAYKTVHQTFSGINGPVPVELEGVATDTNNIKASFVNLESAFDTYEQRFGPYQWNKVGYSFVPFNSGAMEHATNITYPRSFANGSLTYEDIMAHEFSHHWWGDLVTCKTAEDMWINEGMASYSEDLFVENLYGKQQYISYVKNNLTEILHFAHLKEGGYRAISGVPHEFTYGDHVYLKGKAVAHALRGYMGDSLFFVGLKAFLANRKFTAVTSYDMRDELELATGLNLHAFFDNWVFAPGFPHFSIDSVVVSKTALSYAVGISVKQKLCGAPAYYSNVPLQITFLDSAWNKHSGIVLLNDKDSTYQDTLPFNPIFTAVNFNQKLSDAISSESKVLKVNGLNNFSNAFMSITVQNIVDSAFLRIEHNWVAPDSLKDANKHYKLSPNRYWKVDGIVKPGFVASAKINYDGRSSAFTGNNYLDNLLITGKEDSLILVYRINSGADWLEYPYFTKLMGNVNDKAGSITLDSLKFGEYALALKNGPLKVVAQTKYQNSDYRIYPNPAGDKLNIELLQNSNNNSDIDINDSSLKLYESYHVDKDQKQLTVSTADWPNGIYFVIITHHVTQQTIMQKVVINHRLDARD from the coding sequence ATGCAATTAAGGTTCTACCGCCATTTTTTATTTTTCTATTTCCTACTTGCGCTTTCCTTTAATAGCCTTGCTCAGCCCAAAAACACTAGTGCATTGCCTTTTAGCAACCAATATTCTGCCGCCAAACAAAGTGCAAATAATAGCCGTAGTGATACTATTGATATTTTGAATTACCAAATTAATCTCTCCATCACCAATTTTACCACTCGAATTATTAGTGGAAATTGTTTAGTTAAATTTCAATCCAAACTTAATGGCGTATCTGAACTGAATTTAGATTTGCTTAAACTAACTGTAGATTCGGTTGTGCAACATCAGCAGCAGCAAAACATAAGCTATAACGACACTTTATTAAAAATTAATTTGATAGGACCATTAGCTGCAAATGATGTGGATTCGGTAACGGTATATTATCATGGCATACCACAAATTGATGCCAGTGCTTGGGGTGGTTTTTATTTTACACCTACTTATGCCTATAATTTGGGTGTTGGTTTTGATGCTAATCCTCACAATTATGGGCGCGTTTGGTTTCCTTGTTTTGATAATTTTGTGGAACGGAGTACTTATGATTTCAACATCACTACAGCTTCCGGAAAAAAAGCTGCTTGTAATGGTCAATTACTAAACCATACCCTTAATTCAAATACTACTGAAACTTGGAGCTGGCGTTTAAGTGAAACCATTCCTACCTATTTGGCTTGTGTGGCAATTTCGGCCTACAAAACAGTACATCAAACGTTTAGCGGTATAAATGGGCCGGTACCGGTTGAGCTCGAGGGAGTAGCTACTGATACGAATAACATTAAAGCATCTTTTGTAAATCTTGAAAGTGCTTTTGATACTTACGAGCAGCGTTTTGGCCCTTATCAGTGGAACAAGGTAGGATATAGCTTTGTGCCGTTTAACAGTGGTGCCATGGAGCATGCCACAAACATAACTTATCCCCGTTCCTTTGCCAATGGCTCGCTTACCTATGAGGACATTATGGCGCATGAATTTTCGCATCATTGGTGGGGCGATTTAGTGACCTGCAAAACTGCCGAAGACATGTGGATTAACGAGGGCATGGCTTCTTATTCGGAAGATTTATTTGTGGAGAATTTATATGGAAAGCAGCAATACATAAGTTATGTAAAGAATAACCTAACCGAGATTTTACATTTTGCGCATTTAAAAGAAGGCGGCTATCGAGCCATTTCAGGAGTTCCACATGAATTTACCTATGGTGATCATGTGTATCTAAAAGGAAAAGCAGTAGCTCACGCGTTGCGCGGATACATGGGCGATTCATTGTTTTTTGTGGGCTTAAAAGCATTTCTGGCAAATCGAAAATTTACAGCTGTTACGAGCTATGACATGCGCGATGAGTTGGAGTTAGCAACCGGATTAAACCTTCATGCTTTTTTTGACAATTGGGTGTTTGCTCCCGGGTTTCCTCATTTTTCTATTGATTCGGTGGTAGTTTCTAAAACGGCTTTAAGTTATGCGGTAGGTATTTCGGTAAAACAAAAGCTTTGTGGCGCACCTGCTTACTACAGCAATGTTCCACTTCAAATCACCTTTTTGGATTCGGCTTGGAACAAGCATTCGGGTATTGTACTGCTAAACGACAAAGATTCTACTTATCAGGATACACTTCCATTTAATCCTATTTTTACTGCGGTAAATTTTAACCAAAAACTTTCGGATGCCATTAGCAGTGAGAGCAAGGTGTTAAAGGTAAATGGCCTGAATAATTTTAGCAATGCCTTTATGAGTATTACCGTGCAAAACATTGTAGATTCGGCATTCTTAAGAATTGAACACAATTGGGTGGCTCCGGATTCGTTGAAAGATGCTAATAAACATTATAAACTTTCGCCCAATCGCTATTGGAAGGTGGATGGTATTGTTAAGCCCGGATTTGTGGCTTCGGCCAAAATTAATTACGATGGGCGGAGCTCCGCCTTTACAGGAAATAATTATCTCGACAATTTATTAATTACCGGTAAAGAAGACAGTTTGATATTGGTGTATCGAATAAATTCCGGAGCCGATTGGTTAGAATACCCCTATTTCACCAAATTAATGGGCAATGTGAACGATAAAGCCGGAAGTATAACGCTCGATTCTTTAAAATTTGGTGAGTATGCATTGGCACTCAAGAACGGCCCTTTAAAAGTGGTAGCGCAAACAAAGTATCAAAATTCCGACTACCGCATTTATCCTAACCCTGCCGGGGATAAATTGAATATAGAATTGCTTCAAAACAGCAATAACAATTCGGATATTGATATTAACGACAGCAGTTTAAAACTGTATGAAAGTTACCATGTAGATAAAGACCAAAAGCAATTAACGGTTAGCACGGCAGATTGGCCAAATGGGATTTATTTTGTAATCATCACGCACCATGTAACACAACAAACTATTATGCAAAAAGTAGTAATCAATCATCGACTGGATGCGCGGGATTGA
- a CDS encoding outer membrane beta-barrel protein, giving the protein MKRILLLLLLISSMAQAQTWKRYRKEISVGIGATNFLGDLGGANQIGTHVFRDIEFSTTRPDISAGFRYFFTQSISAKAGIYYGLVSGSDNLTGQPQRNYRNLSFKSNIWELSAQAEVSGLTVYREGHRYDIKRAHGYKNILFQAYGFFGVGVFHFNPKGYYRGRWYNLRDMGTEGQGLPGEPDKYKRFSFCMPIGAGFRYGISKNINIGIEYGIRKTFTDYIDDVSGVYYDKETIRANSGDAAAYFSDPSSGLDPNATTAGEDRGHPNYKDTYMFMFVTLNYRIADYHKRTNAKF; this is encoded by the coding sequence TTGAAACGAATTTTACTCCTTCTATTACTTATTTCGTCGATGGCACAAGCACAGACTTGGAAACGCTACCGTAAAGAAATTTCTGTTGGAATTGGTGCTACAAATTTTTTGGGTGACTTGGGAGGTGCCAATCAAATTGGTACACACGTTTTTAGAGACATCGAATTTTCAACCACAAGGCCGGATATTTCTGCCGGGTTCAGGTATTTTTTCACTCAAAGTATTTCCGCTAAAGCCGGTATATATTACGGATTGGTTAGCGGAAGTGATAATTTAACCGGACAACCACAACGCAATTACCGCAACTTAAGTTTTAAATCAAATATTTGGGAATTATCCGCTCAAGCTGAGGTTTCGGGATTAACCGTTTACCGAGAAGGGCATCGTTACGATATTAAACGAGCGCATGGTTATAAAAACATATTATTCCAAGCCTATGGATTTTTTGGTGTTGGCGTTTTTCATTTTAATCCTAAGGGTTATTACCGCGGCCGTTGGTACAATTTACGTGATATGGGAACTGAAGGTCAAGGTTTACCGGGAGAACCTGATAAATACAAACGCTTTTCATTTTGTATGCCAATTGGAGCAGGTTTTAGATATGGTATTTCAAAAAATATTAATATTGGTATAGAATACGGAATTCGCAAAACGTTTACCGATTATATTGATGATGTGAGTGGTGTGTATTATGATAAGGAAACTATTCGAGCAAACAGTGGGGATGCAGCTGCTTATTTTTCAGACCCCTCATCCGGATTAGATCCTAACGCTACAACTGCAGGTGAAGACAGAGGGCATCCCAATTACAAGGATACCTACATGTTTATGTTTGTTACACTGAATTACCGCATTGCGGATTACCACAAACGCACCAATGCTAAGTTTTAA
- the rsmG gene encoding 16S rRNA (guanine(527)-N(7))-methyltransferase RsmG, whose protein sequence is MITSTLIESYFPNLTELQKQQFAQLQGLYEEWNAQINVVSRKDIDLLHERHVLHSLGIAKVIQFKPQTKILDVGTGGGFPGIPLAILFPDCSFHLIDSIGKKIKVVKAVAEALQLKNVYAEQIRAEEVKDKFDFVVSRAVTAFPEFYFWVKNKIKITGQNSLPNGILYLKGGDLSEELKDFNSKIKEFPLSDYLEGEFFETKKVIYFKAN, encoded by the coding sequence ATGATTACAAGCACTTTAATAGAATCCTATTTTCCAAACCTAACCGAACTGCAAAAACAGCAATTTGCGCAACTTCAGGGTTTGTATGAAGAGTGGAATGCCCAAATAAATGTTGTATCCCGCAAGGATATTGATTTGCTGCACGAACGGCATGTGCTTCATTCTTTAGGTATTGCCAAAGTAATTCAATTTAAACCCCAAACAAAAATTCTGGATGTAGGCACGGGAGGCGGTTTCCCCGGAATTCCACTCGCTATTCTATTTCCGGATTGCAGCTTTCACCTCATTGATTCAATTGGTAAAAAAATAAAGGTGGTAAAGGCAGTTGCTGAAGCACTTCAGTTAAAAAATGTATATGCCGAACAAATACGAGCGGAAGAGGTAAAAGATAAATTCGATTTTGTTGTAAGTCGAGCTGTTACCGCTTTTCCGGAGTTTTATTTTTGGGTAAAAAATAAGATAAAAATTACCGGACAAAATTCACTTCCCAATGGAATTTTGTATTTAAAAGGAGGAGATTTAAGCGAAGAGTTAAAAGACTTCAACTCAAAAATTAAAGAATTCCCGCTATCCGATTATTTAGAAGGCGAATTTTTTGAAACAAAAAAGGTAATTTATTTCAAGGCGAACTAA
- a CDS encoding GNAT family N-acetyltransferase: MNAILETERILLREFLPEDAPFLYELNADPEVLKYTGDVRFENPEAAAHFISNYNDYALHGMGRWACIQKSSSAFLGWCGLKRHVKSNEVDVGFRLLKKQWGRGFATEAAQSCLHYGFGYLQVEEIIGRAQKDNVASIRVLEKLGMKFNGNFEFDLHPGVKYKLGKIEFFQQQKIRRE, translated from the coding sequence ATGAACGCAATTTTGGAAACCGAACGCATTCTGTTGCGGGAATTCCTTCCGGAAGATGCGCCATTCCTATATGAATTAAATGCCGATCCCGAAGTGCTTAAATACACCGGTGATGTTCGCTTCGAAAACCCGGAGGCCGCTGCTCATTTTATTTCAAACTATAACGATTACGCGTTACATGGAATGGGACGATGGGCCTGTATCCAAAAAAGTTCTTCAGCCTTCCTGGGATGGTGTGGTTTAAAACGCCATGTGAAAAGCAATGAAGTGGATGTTGGCTTTCGCCTGCTGAAAAAGCAATGGGGGAGAGGCTTTGCAACGGAAGCAGCCCAATCCTGTTTACATTACGGCTTTGGGTACCTGCAAGTGGAAGAAATAATTGGGCGGGCGCAAAAAGATAATGTGGCTTCTATTCGCGTATTGGAAAAATTGGGAATGAAGTTCAACGGTAATTTTGAATTCGATTTGCATCCCGGAGTAAAGTATAAACTTGGCAAAATTGAATTTTTTCAACAGCAAAAAATAAGAAGGGAATAA
- a CDS encoding sigma-70 family RNA polymerase sigma factor, with protein sequence MEVGPNLSEKALYDYNLVRKALDTGDQKAYAELMERYRDSVYFMLLKMINNKDDADDLTIEAFGKAFHRLHQYTPSFAFSTWLFKIASNNCIDFIRKKKMNTFSLDKPFENDEGGEMRVDVKADVLDPEEKVMKKEKIQMMRAVVEKLKPRYRNLIELRYFDELSYEEISDKLELPIGTVKAQLFRAREFLYNFLKDTQGKI encoded by the coding sequence ATGGAAGTAGGACCCAACCTGTCGGAGAAAGCATTATACGATTATAACTTAGTGCGCAAAGCACTGGATACAGGCGATCAAAAGGCTTATGCCGAACTGATGGAGCGTTACCGCGATTCGGTTTATTTTATGCTGCTTAAAATGATAAACAATAAGGACGATGCCGATGATTTAACCATTGAAGCATTTGGTAAAGCCTTTCACCGTTTGCACCAATATACACCTTCCTTTGCCTTTAGTACTTGGTTGTTTAAGATTGCATCTAATAACTGTATCGATTTTATCCGCAAGAAAAAAATGAACACCTTTAGCTTAGATAAGCCTTTCGAAAACGATGAAGGCGGAGAGATGCGGGTGGATGTGAAAGCCGATGTGCTTGATCCGGAAGAGAAGGTAATGAAGAAGGAAAAAATTCAGATGATGCGCGCCGTTGTCGAAAAACTTAAACCGCGTTACCGTAACCTAATTGAGCTGCGTTATTTTGATGAACTCTCATATGAAGAAATTTCGGATAAACTAGAATTGCCTATAGGTACTGTGAAAGCGCAACTTTTTAGAGCCCGTGAGTTTCTTTATAATTTCTTAAAGGATACGCAAGGAAAAATTTAA
- a CDS encoding glycosyltransferase, with protein sequence MPIGIGEIVFGAFVLITLVQFLYYLGIFARFAFRKEKNTAAPLHEEPVSVVICAKNEAQNLQKNIPLYFSQNYPNFQVVVVNDCSVDESEDILDEFEKKYPELHIVNLKEDEIREHDKKLALTLGIKGAKHDLLLLTDADCVPANENWIRTMVRNFDTQTEIVLGFGALKKSDGFLNKIIRFDAFFVALQYLSYSLARLTYMGVGRNLAYRKSLFFKHKGFASHYHIQSGDDDLFINGAATKSNTKVEFNSSSFTYSEPKKTLRTWINQKKRHITTAKYYKASHKFLLGMFSLSTFLFYSIFVALLVLQFQLYLTLAVFISRMLVQMIIFRKSMVKLEQKDLWWLSFVFEILLMLFYPFIFVSNLFVKKHKWK encoded by the coding sequence ATGCCTATCGGAATCGGAGAGATTGTTTTTGGAGCCTTTGTCCTCATTACCCTTGTTCAATTTTTGTATTACCTGGGAATTTTTGCCCGTTTTGCTTTTCGCAAAGAAAAAAATACTGCCGCTCCGCTTCATGAGGAGCCTGTTTCGGTGGTAATATGTGCCAAAAATGAAGCACAAAATCTGCAAAAAAATATTCCACTCTATTTTTCCCAAAACTATCCAAATTTTCAAGTTGTAGTCGTTAACGATTGCTCTGTTGATGAATCGGAGGACATCTTGGATGAGTTTGAAAAAAAGTATCCCGAACTTCACATCGTTAATTTAAAAGAAGACGAAATTCGCGAGCACGATAAAAAATTAGCGCTAACCTTAGGAATTAAAGGTGCCAAACACGATTTGCTTTTGCTTACCGATGCGGATTGTGTGCCGGCCAACGAAAATTGGATTCGTACCATGGTACGAAATTTTGATACCCAAACCGAAATTGTACTCGGCTTTGGAGCCTTAAAAAAATCGGATGGGTTTTTAAATAAAATAATTCGCTTCGATGCATTTTTCGTGGCTTTGCAATATCTTTCTTATTCTTTGGCGAGGCTTACCTATATGGGTGTTGGAAGAAACTTGGCTTACCGAAAATCCTTATTTTTTAAACACAAAGGATTTGCTTCCCATTATCACATCCAATCTGGCGACGACGATTTATTTATTAATGGTGCTGCAACTAAATCAAATACTAAAGTGGAGTTTAACAGCAGCAGCTTCACTTATTCCGAGCCCAAAAAAACCTTGCGTACTTGGATCAATCAAAAGAAGCGGCACATCACTACCGCCAAGTATTATAAGGCAAGTCATAAATTTTTATTAGGGATGTTTAGTTTGAGTACCTTTTTATTCTACAGCATTTTTGTAGCATTGTTGGTGCTCCAATTTCAGCTATATCTTACCCTTGCCGTTTTTATTTCACGTATGTTGGTGCAAATGATTATTTTTAGAAAATCAATGGTAAAATTGGAGCAAAAGGATTTGTGGTGGTTGTCATTTGTGTTTGAAATTTTGCTGATGTTGTTTTATCCTTTTATTTTCGTGTCGAACTTATTTGTAAAAAAGCATAAATGGAAGTAG
- a CDS encoding aspartyl protease family protein, with amino-acid sequence MSIFRAIFIFIFTCTCSIPAYSQEVFSLFYAPPTPYLNRSSPQPKGEFTKLTIPLKHVQNLLMIEASINGVSGNLILDTGAPYLVLNKTYFRKGFTETDQVASGITGKGGDVLKTVVKKFQLQELYYENVEADITNLAQIENSKGVKVLGLMGTNLFTEFEMLIDTRRDALILYKLDRQGERFYKGDAPQTADVKIPFMLSNNIIYIDGMIQEKSLRFCFDSGAEVNVLNTKVNKKVLDDFIVQRRSLLVGSGGQRAEVINGIIKAAEIGGHSFATMQTYLTPLGELQRIYDNYFDGILGYPLMFNGTVGINFKKKEFSMYLYGK; translated from the coding sequence GTGAGCATATTTCGCGCTATTTTCATTTTTATTTTTACATGCACGTGTTCAATACCTGCGTATTCGCAAGAAGTATTTTCCCTATTCTACGCCCCTCCCACTCCCTATCTTAACCGCAGCAGTCCGCAGCCCAAAGGTGAATTTACCAAGCTTACTATTCCATTAAAGCACGTACAAAATTTATTAATGATTGAGGCCAGCATTAATGGGGTGAGCGGGAATTTAATTTTAGATACGGGTGCGCCTTATTTAGTATTAAACAAAACTTATTTCCGAAAAGGGTTTACCGAAACGGATCAAGTAGCCAGTGGCATCACCGGTAAGGGAGGCGATGTTTTAAAAACCGTAGTTAAAAAATTTCAACTGCAGGAATTGTATTACGAAAATGTGGAAGCCGATATTACCAATTTAGCCCAAATTGAAAACTCCAAAGGGGTGAAAGTATTGGGACTGATGGGTACCAATTTATTTACGGAATTTGAAATGCTCATTGATACTCGTCGCGACGCTTTGATACTGTATAAATTAGATCGACAAGGGGAACGCTTTTACAAAGGAGATGCACCCCAAACGGCGGATGTAAAAATTCCGTTTATGCTTTCCAACAACATCATTTATATTGATGGAATGATTCAGGAAAAGTCGCTTCGATTTTGTTTTGATTCGGGAGCTGAAGTAAATGTGCTCAACACCAAAGTGAATAAAAAAGTGCTGGATGATTTTATTGTGCAACGCAGGTCTTTGCTGGTTGGTTCGGGCGGCCAGCGTGCTGAGGTAATTAATGGAATCATTAAAGCGGCAGAAATTGGCGGGCATTCTTTTGCTACGATGCAAACTTACCTCACCCCGTTAGGTGAATTACAGCGCATTTACGACAATTACTTTGATGGAATTTTAGGATATCCACTCATGTTTAACGGCACAGTTGGAATCAATTTTAAAAAGAAAGAATTTAGTATGTACCTTTATGGAAAATAA
- a CDS encoding glycogen-binding domain-containing protein, protein MAQRSILRLISFFLIGISSVYGQSKEIFSIENDMMVIKLQRSYSKVQTESICGLYSLPSFSIDSLFSQKKLGKLATEGWKLRSVDANLCVLERPLKDMDNTKEWSKSAVLVALGINSTFGKEGTPGYPTEVVYGRNKFGQKVTVRQRVAGYALFWLPDNKNAKKVYLSGNFNDWSLYGNPMQRTDSGWVLQVKLDPGKYFYKFIVDGNWTEDRYNSLKEEDGHDGYNSTYYQTNFTFNLKGNKDARKVVIAGSFNNWDENELKMLPTPDGWIANLFLQDGLHTYKFIVDGNWINDPANKRVRADGEGNFNSVVGTGDTVSFSLKKYKDAHQVILSGNFNNWRTAELAMEKTSNGWNIDYMLPPGNYEYKFIVDGNWITDPYNPFVVGGSDQQNSLRVVKPNYIFKMKKYPNAKEVFVSGTFNNWASPGYKMYFQKEKGEWVFPVHLKPGKYLYKFVVDGKWMIDPGNSSWEENEYDTGNSVLWMESKAMPK, encoded by the coding sequence ATGGCACAGCGCAGCATACTTCGGTTGATTTCCTTTTTCCTTATCGGGATAAGCTCGGTTTATGGGCAAAGCAAGGAAATTTTTTCGATCGAAAATGACATGATGGTGATTAAGTTACAGCGTAGCTATTCAAAAGTACAAACCGAAAGCATTTGCGGATTGTATTCCTTACCTTCCTTTTCTATCGACAGTTTATTCAGCCAAAAAAAACTCGGCAAACTTGCCACAGAAGGCTGGAAATTAAGAAGTGTGGATGCCAATTTATGTGTGCTGGAGCGACCGTTGAAAGACATGGACAATACCAAAGAATGGTCGAAAAGTGCGGTATTGGTTGCGCTGGGAATAAATTCAACTTTCGGAAAAGAAGGAACGCCGGGCTATCCCACGGAAGTGGTATACGGAAGAAATAAATTTGGACAAAAAGTTACCGTTCGACAGCGTGTTGCCGGCTATGCTTTATTTTGGCTTCCTGATAATAAAAACGCGAAAAAAGTTTACCTCAGCGGAAATTTCAACGACTGGAGTTTGTATGGCAACCCTATGCAGCGCACCGATAGCGGCTGGGTGCTGCAAGTAAAACTGGATCCGGGAAAGTATTTTTATAAATTTATCGTGGATGGCAATTGGACCGAAGATCGTTACAACTCTTTAAAAGAAGAGGATGGTCATGATGGCTATAACTCGACCTATTATCAAACCAATTTTACTTTCAATTTAAAAGGCAATAAAGATGCCCGCAAAGTGGTTATTGCCGGCAGTTTTAATAATTGGGATGAAAATGAATTAAAAATGTTGCCCACACCCGACGGCTGGATTGCCAATTTATTTTTACAAGATGGCTTGCATACCTATAAATTTATTGTGGATGGAAATTGGATAAATGACCCTGCCAATAAAAGAGTAAGGGCGGATGGTGAAGGTAATTTTAATTCGGTTGTAGGAACCGGCGATACGGTAAGTTTTAGCTTGAAGAAATACAAAGATGCGCACCAAGTAATACTAAGCGGAAATTTCAACAATTGGCGCACAGCTGAGCTGGCCATGGAAAAAACATCCAATGGCTGGAACATCGATTACATGCTGCCTCCTGGTAATTACGAATACAAATTTATTGTAGATGGAAATTGGATTACCGATCCTTATAATCCTTTTGTGGTGGGAGGAAGTGATCAGCAAAATTCCTTACGTGTGGTGAAACCGAATTATATTTTTAAAATGAAAAAATATCCGAATGCAAAAGAAGTATTCGTATCGGGCACCTTTAATAATTGGGCGAGCCCCGGTTATAAAATGTATTTTCAAAAAGAAAAAGGCGAATGGGTTTTTCCGGTGCATTTGAAACCCGGCAAGTATTTATACAAATTTGTTGTTGACGGAAAATGGATGATTGATCCCGGAAATAGCAGTTGGGAGGAAAATGAATACGATACCGGTAACTCTGTGCTTTGGATGGAGAGTAAGGCGATGCCTAAGTAA